In one Sphingomonas sp. S1-29 genomic region, the following are encoded:
- a CDS encoding DUF1465 family protein: MDADGPLRIERRLIDSLYVEAMLLADEARDYFDDGGQADRDALAPLARVAFSCESLKVTTRLMHVIAWLLTQRAVAAGELTPRDALDRARRLGGAPATDEATITALPDGAGVLVRASIDLHRRVGLLDDAQAQPLFASSPARSMFDRLAGAF, encoded by the coding sequence ATGGACGCAGACGGCCCGCTACGCATCGAACGACGGCTGATCGACTCGCTTTATGTAGAGGCGATGCTGCTGGCCGACGAGGCGCGCGATTATTTCGACGACGGCGGGCAGGCCGACCGCGACGCGCTGGCGCCGCTGGCGCGCGTCGCCTTCTCGTGCGAGTCGCTCAAGGTCACGACGCGGCTGATGCACGTCATCGCCTGGCTGCTGACACAGCGCGCGGTGGCGGCGGGCGAGCTGACCCCGCGCGATGCGCTCGATCGCGCGCGAAGATTGGGCGGCGCGCCTGCGACCGACGAGGCGACGATCACCGCGCTGCCTGACGGCGCGGGGGTGCTGGTACGTGCGAGCATCGACCTGCACCGGCGCGTCGGACTGCTCGACGATGCGCAAGCCCAACCACTGTTCGCGTCGAGCCCCGCGAGGTCGATGTTCGACCGGCTGGCTGGGGCATTCTAA
- a CDS encoding LysR family transcriptional regulator, which translates to MTIRQLEYLVAIADTQSFAKAAALLNVSQPTLSQQIRTLEDHLGLMLLERSSNGVLPTPAGREIIERARAILRDMRELGHVARRAGSKVSGTIRLGTTPTLGPYLLSPVIAELHQALPDLRIHVREGIPVYQTDDLAKGQIDLYLGPLPISDHLFHVEPLFRERLHLVVAKDHRLAGCPAVASERLADLPVLSIDQRHQYHRQIAQITERFGMRLAPDYEGTSLDSLHQMAASGLGAAILPELYLASDVGGMSGLAIVDVAGWNAYRSIALAWRRSSMLGDQFTMIGERVARSARSMMLAAVQPEPK; encoded by the coding sequence GTGACGATCAGGCAGCTCGAATATTTAGTGGCGATCGCCGACACCCAGTCCTTCGCCAAGGCGGCAGCGCTGCTCAACGTGTCGCAGCCGACACTCAGCCAGCAAATCCGCACGCTCGAAGATCATCTAGGCCTGATGTTGCTCGAACGATCCTCCAACGGTGTGCTGCCGACACCGGCCGGGCGCGAGATCATCGAGCGAGCGCGCGCCATCCTGCGCGACATGCGCGAACTCGGCCATGTCGCGAGGCGCGCCGGCAGCAAGGTTTCAGGCACGATCCGGCTCGGTACGACGCCGACGCTCGGTCCCTATCTCCTGTCGCCGGTAATCGCCGAGCTTCACCAGGCACTTCCCGATCTTCGCATCCACGTCCGCGAAGGCATTCCGGTCTATCAGACCGACGACTTGGCGAAGGGCCAGATCGACCTGTATCTCGGCCCGCTGCCGATCTCGGATCATCTGTTCCACGTCGAGCCGCTGTTTCGCGAACGGCTGCACCTGGTCGTGGCCAAGGACCATCGGCTCGCCGGCTGCCCGGCGGTCGCGAGCGAGCGATTGGCCGACCTGCCGGTCCTGTCGATCGACCAGCGGCACCAATATCATCGGCAGATCGCGCAGATCACCGAGCGATTCGGGATGCGGCTGGCGCCCGATTACGAAGGCACCAGTCTCGACAGCCTGCACCAGATGGCGGCCAGCGGATTGGGCGCGGCGATCCTGCCCGAACTCTATCTGGCGTCCGATGTCGGGGGGATGTCGGGCCTGGCGATCGTCGATGTTGCTGGCTGGAACGCCTATCGCTCGATCGCGCTTGCGTGGCGCAGATCGAGCATGCTTGGCGACCAGTTCACGATGATCGGGGAGCGGGTGGCGCGATCGGCGCGATCGATGATGCTCGCAGCGGTCCAGCCAGAACCGAAGTAG
- a CDS encoding YdcH family protein, giving the protein MNADRFSLSVLQHRLDQAIRCEARRPIPDEWGILRLKKLRLAIKDLLTCPMGGRDRGKLRFNLRYPPSTRSSNSPNASVEA; this is encoded by the coding sequence ATGAATGCCGATCGATTTAGTTTAAGCGTACTCCAACATCGCCTCGACCAGGCGATCCGGTGCGAAGCGCGCCGCCCGATCCCCGACGAATGGGGAATTCTACGCCTCAAGAAGTTGAGGCTGGCGATCAAGGACCTGCTCACCTGCCCCATGGGCGGTCGCGACCGCGGGAAGTTGCGGTTCAACCTGCGCTATCCCCCAAGCACCCGATCGTCGAACAGCCCGAACGCCAGCGTCGAGGCGTAG
- a CDS encoding TetR/AcrR family transcriptional regulator — MNAPQSVRQGTETGTKRFQAKRDAILAAAAEAINEQSAKGMTFADVARRVGLNTTSVTYYFKRKEDLAAACFDQTLTTLLAMLDEALQLPTPEQRVERFLAINMARLTRIRTGEETDFAILSDLRAMEEPLKAQLLAGWREVFRKTRSLFGTPQSRAHTDLNGARAHVLLENSFWLNVWLDRYGIDQYPRVEARVMDVFRHGIAGPGEHWAPATLDLTHGQSTSSRESFLLAATRLINELGYRGASVQRIASELNVTKGSFYHHLDAKDDLVIECYKRSFGTITDAQREADDQGGSHWQRLTATLATLLDIQFSERGPLLRTTALSGLPIEVRQTMIDHSNRIARRFAGTMSDGIAEGSIRAIDPLVASQILMALQNAAFDMRKWAGTMPRDRAVAFYASTLAFGLFDDRVLGG, encoded by the coding sequence ATGAACGCCCCGCAGAGCGTCCGACAGGGGACGGAAACAGGTACCAAACGCTTCCAGGCCAAGCGCGACGCGATCCTCGCGGCGGCGGCCGAGGCGATCAACGAACAATCGGCCAAGGGAATGACCTTCGCCGACGTCGCGCGGCGCGTCGGGCTCAACACCACCAGCGTCACTTATTATTTCAAACGCAAGGAAGACCTTGCCGCCGCCTGTTTCGATCAGACGCTCACCACCTTGCTGGCGATGCTCGACGAAGCACTGCAATTGCCCACCCCCGAACAGCGCGTCGAACGCTTCCTTGCGATTAACATGGCGCGCCTCACCCGAATCCGCACCGGCGAGGAGACCGACTTCGCGATCCTCTCCGACCTTCGCGCGATGGAGGAGCCGCTCAAGGCGCAATTGCTCGCCGGGTGGCGCGAGGTGTTCCGCAAGACGCGCAGCCTGTTCGGCACCCCCCAATCGCGCGCGCATACCGATCTCAACGGCGCGCGCGCGCATGTGCTGCTCGAGAACAGCTTCTGGCTCAACGTGTGGCTGGATCGCTACGGCATCGATCAATATCCGCGCGTCGAGGCGCGGGTGATGGACGTCTTCCGCCACGGCATTGCCGGCCCCGGAGAGCATTGGGCGCCCGCCACGCTCGACCTCACCCATGGCCAGTCGACCTCGAGCCGAGAGAGCTTCCTGCTCGCCGCCACACGGCTGATCAACGAGCTCGGCTATCGCGGCGCCTCGGTCCAGCGCATCGCCTCCGAACTCAACGTCACCAAGGGCAGCTTCTACCACCATCTCGACGCCAAGGACGATCTGGTGATCGAATGCTACAAGCGCAGCTTCGGCACGATCACCGATGCCCAACGCGAGGCCGACGACCAGGGCGGCAGCCATTGGCAGCGGCTGACGGCGACGCTGGCGACGCTGCTCGACATCCAATTCTCCGAACGTGGCCCCCTGCTGCGCACCACGGCGCTGTCAGGCCTGCCGATCGAGGTGCGCCAGACGATGATCGACCATTCGAACCGAATCGCTCGCCGCTTCGCGGGCACGATGAGCGACGGCATCGCCGAAGGCTCGATCCGCGCGATCGACCCGCTGGTGGCGAGCCAGATCCTGATGGCGCTGCAGAACGCCGCCTTCGACATGCGCAAATGGGCGGGCACCATGCCCCGCGACCGCGCGGTGGCGTTCTACGCCTCGACGCTGGCGTTCGGGCTGTTCGACGATCGGGTGCTTGGGGGATAG
- a CDS encoding acyl-CoA dehydrogenase family protein — protein MDFTLSDRETHFRDRVKAFIDRHIAPRDAEYHADIAAGDRWAPSKLIEELKPLAREAGLWNLFMPPHSGQVHVDDSFAFEGTQLTNLEYALCAEEMGRIHWASEVFNCSAPDTGNMEVFHRYGSLAQKERWLKPLMDGAIRSAFLMTEPAVASSDATNIETAMVRDGDDYVINGRKWWSSGTGDPRCKVAIVMGKTDPGAKRHAQQSMILVPLDTPGVKIERMLSVYGYDHAPHGHGEVVLDNVRVPAANLLLGEGRGFEIAQGRLGPGRIHHCMRTIGTAEMGIELMAKRLLSRTAFGKRIADQSVWEQRIARARIDIEMTRLLCLKAADMMDKAGNKSAQLEIAMIKVQAPMMALQLLDDAIQAYGGAGVSGDTPLAGAWASLRTLRFADGPDEVHNRAIARAEFGKYAV, from the coding sequence ATGGATTTCACGCTGAGCGACCGCGAGACGCATTTCCGCGATCGGGTGAAGGCGTTCATCGACCGCCATATCGCGCCGCGCGACGCCGAATATCACGCCGACATCGCCGCGGGCGACCGCTGGGCGCCGTCGAAGCTGATCGAGGAGCTCAAGCCGCTCGCGCGCGAAGCGGGGCTTTGGAACCTCTTCATGCCGCCGCATTCGGGACAGGTCCATGTCGACGACAGCTTCGCGTTCGAAGGGACGCAGCTAACCAACCTCGAATATGCGCTGTGCGCCGAAGAAATGGGGCGAATCCATTGGGCGAGCGAGGTGTTCAACTGCTCGGCGCCCGACACGGGTAACATGGAAGTGTTCCATCGCTATGGCAGCCTGGCGCAGAAGGAGCGCTGGCTGAAGCCGCTGATGGACGGCGCGATCCGGTCGGCGTTCCTGATGACCGAACCCGCGGTCGCCTCGTCCGACGCGACCAACATCGAAACCGCGATGGTCCGCGATGGCGACGACTATGTCATCAACGGGCGCAAATGGTGGTCGTCGGGCACCGGCGATCCGCGCTGCAAGGTCGCGATCGTGATGGGCAAGACCGATCCGGGAGCCAAGCGCCACGCACAGCAGAGCATGATCCTGGTGCCGCTCGACACGCCGGGCGTGAAGATCGAGCGGATGCTTTCGGTATATGGGTATGATCACGCGCCGCACGGGCATGGCGAGGTCGTGCTCGATAATGTGCGCGTTCCTGCCGCCAACCTGCTGTTGGGCGAGGGACGCGGGTTCGAGATCGCGCAAGGGCGGCTCGGCCCGGGGCGGATCCATCATTGCATGCGCACGATCGGTACCGCCGAGATGGGAATCGAGCTGATGGCGAAGCGGCTGCTGAGCCGCACCGCGTTCGGCAAGCGGATTGCCGACCAATCGGTTTGGGAGCAGCGGATCGCGCGCGCACGGATCGATATCGAGATGACGCGGCTGCTGTGCCTGAAGGCCGCCGACATGATGGACAAGGCGGGCAATAAATCGGCGCAGCTCGAAATCGCGATGATCAAGGTGCAGGCACCGATGATGGCGCTGCAGCTGCTCGACGATGCGATCCAGGCCTATGGCGGCGCGGGGGTGTCGGGCGACACCCCGCTGGCCGGCGCGTGGGCGAGCCTGCGGACGCTGCGCTTCGCCGATGGGCCCGATGAGGTGCATAATCGCGCGATCGCGCGCGCCGAGTTCGGGAAATATGCGGTTTGA
- a CDS encoding Zn-dependent alcohol dehydrogenase has protein sequence MKAAVLHEAKTPLVIEEVRVDKPGPREVLIRTSAVGVCRSDLHFIDGGFPHPVPTIPGHEAAGVVEAVGEGVSSVKPGDHVITFFTAFCGACEFCISGRPSLCIDSSTRRPPDAEPRLRLAGGQALAPFLNLSAFAEMMLVHEHACVAISRDMPLDRAALLGCAVITGAGAIFNDSKVKPGESVAVIGAGGIGLSAINAAKIAGAGMIVAIDPVPEKRELARKMGATHVFDSAEDGLAKAVLKLTDGGVHYAIEAVGRPATAELAWNLLRRGGTATILGMISPGQSVSIPGHTFLTGKKLQGSLLGSTQFPIDMPRLVQMYLDGKLDLDTMVAERISLDQVNDAMAKLRTGDTARSVIVFA, from the coding sequence GTGAAAGCAGCCGTTCTGCACGAGGCGAAGACCCCGCTGGTCATCGAGGAGGTGCGCGTCGACAAGCCCGGTCCGCGCGAGGTGCTGATCCGCACCTCGGCGGTGGGGGTGTGCCGGTCGGACCTGCACTTCATCGATGGCGGTTTCCCGCATCCGGTGCCGACGATCCCCGGGCATGAGGCGGCGGGCGTGGTCGAGGCGGTGGGCGAGGGGGTGTCGAGCGTGAAGCCCGGCGACCATGTCATCACCTTCTTCACCGCCTTTTGCGGCGCATGCGAATTCTGCATCTCGGGCCGGCCTTCGCTTTGCATCGATTCCTCGACGCGGCGGCCTCCCGATGCCGAACCACGGCTGCGGCTGGCGGGCGGGCAGGCGCTGGCGCCGTTCCTGAACCTGTCGGCCTTTGCCGAGATGATGCTGGTGCACGAACATGCCTGTGTCGCGATCAGCCGCGACATGCCGCTCGATCGCGCGGCGCTGCTCGGCTGCGCGGTGATCACCGGCGCGGGGGCGATCTTCAACGACAGCAAGGTGAAGCCCGGCGAGAGCGTCGCGGTGATCGGTGCGGGCGGGATCGGTCTGTCGGCGATCAACGCCGCCAAGATCGCCGGCGCGGGCATGATCGTGGCGATCGATCCGGTGCCCGAGAAGCGCGAGCTGGCCCGCAAGATGGGCGCGACGCATGTGTTCGACTCCGCCGAAGACGGGCTGGCTAAGGCGGTGCTGAAGCTCACCGATGGCGGGGTGCATTATGCGATCGAGGCGGTGGGGCGTCCCGCGACCGCCGAGCTTGCCTGGAACCTCCTGCGGCGCGGCGGCACCGCGACGATCCTGGGGATGATCTCCCCCGGCCAGTCGGTGAGCATCCCCGGCCACACCTTCCTGACGGGCAAGAAGCTGCAAGGATCGCTGCTGGGATCCACCCAATTCCCGATCGACATGCCGCGGCTGGTGCAGATGTATCTCGACGGCAAGCTCGACCTCGACACGATGGTCGCCGAGCGGATCAGCCTCGACCAGGTCAACGACGCGATGGCGAAGCTGCGGACCGGCGACACCGCGCGGTCGGTGATCGTGTTCGCATGA
- a CDS encoding phosphotransferase family protein gives MSALAEETIDTAALERWMVAQHPGFAGPVTLTKFAGGQSNPTYRVDTPGGSYVLRRQPFGALLPSAHAVDREYRLIAALHPTGFPVARPCFGLCEDPAVIGSTFYMMELVEGRTLWDGTLPDMPPADRRAHYEAMVDTLADLHAIDYAAAGLGDFGKPGNYFERQVARWTRQYRAAQTDDIPAAEALIDYLARTVPPQTRTAIVHGDYRIDNMIFAPQAPRILAVLDWELSTLGDPLADFAYFAMNWVTEPEGRSGVMGQTGGDTGIPTLEEVTQRYCARTGRDDVPDLNWYFAYNLFRLMGIVQGIKKRWLDGNASNAAAEATAARVPSLAEAAWGFAVKAGA, from the coding sequence ATGAGCGCGCTGGCTGAAGAAACGATCGACACCGCCGCGCTCGAGCGGTGGATGGTCGCGCAACACCCCGGCTTTGCCGGGCCGGTGACGCTCACCAAATTCGCCGGTGGGCAATCGAACCCCACCTATCGCGTCGATACGCCAGGGGGCAGCTATGTGCTGCGTCGCCAGCCCTTCGGCGCGCTGCTGCCATCGGCGCACGCGGTCGACCGCGAATATCGGCTGATCGCCGCGCTCCATCCCACCGGCTTTCCGGTCGCGCGACCCTGTTTCGGTTTGTGCGAAGACCCGGCGGTGATCGGGTCGACATTCTACATGATGGAATTGGTCGAGGGGCGAACCTTGTGGGACGGGACGCTGCCCGACATGCCCCCCGCCGACCGCCGCGCGCATTATGAGGCAATGGTCGATACGCTCGCCGACCTGCACGCGATCGATTACGCGGCGGCGGGTCTGGGCGATTTCGGCAAGCCCGGCAATTATTTCGAGCGCCAGGTCGCGCGCTGGACCCGGCAATATCGCGCGGCGCAAACCGACGACATTCCCGCCGCGGAAGCTTTGATCGACTATCTCGCGCGCACCGTGCCGCCGCAAACGCGCACCGCGATCGTCCACGGCGATTATCGCATCGACAATATGATCTTCGCGCCGCAAGCGCCGCGCATCCTGGCGGTGCTCGATTGGGAGCTGTCGACCCTGGGCGATCCGCTCGCCGACTTCGCCTATTTCGCGATGAACTGGGTGACCGAGCCCGAGGGGCGTTCGGGGGTGATGGGACAGACCGGCGGCGACACCGGTATCCCGACGCTCGAGGAAGTGACCCAGCGCTATTGCGCGCGGACGGGGCGCGACGACGTCCCCGACCTCAACTGGTATTTCGCCTATAATCTGTTCCGGCTGATGGGCATCGTCCAGGGGATCAAGAAGCGCTGGCTCGACGGCAACGCATCGAACGCCGCCGCTGAGGCGACCGCGGCGCGGGTGCCGTCACTGGCCGAGGCGGCATGGGGCTTCGCGGTGAAAGCAGGAGCATGA
- a CDS encoding SDR family NAD(P)-dependent oxidoreductase, with translation MRARFEGKSIIVTGAGSGIGRAVSRAFAAEGGRVVCADLTEGCEETAAMIAADGGTALAIRIDAGSEADVERMVALACEAHGGVDMIHANAGISGGIAGLFEGTPEQWAEILRVNLIGPFLAIKHAAPRIVERGGGAIVCTASVAGLRSGAGGVPYSASKAGVISLVQTSAQQLSGSNVRVNAVCPGLIETGMTKRAYDYAREKGVEDRIGRLNPLRRGGEPDEIARVVLFLASDEASYVNGQAIAVDGGLSSSHPVTRQEFGKTAA, from the coding sequence ATGCGCGCACGGTTCGAGGGCAAGTCGATCATCGTCACCGGCGCGGGATCGGGGATCGGCCGCGCGGTGTCACGCGCCTTCGCCGCCGAGGGCGGGCGCGTGGTCTGTGCCGACCTGACCGAGGGGTGCGAGGAGACCGCAGCGATGATCGCTGCCGATGGCGGCACCGCGCTGGCGATCCGGATCGATGCCGGCAGCGAGGCCGATGTCGAGCGGATGGTCGCGCTGGCGTGCGAAGCGCATGGTGGGGTCGATATGATCCACGCCAATGCCGGCATTTCGGGCGGTATCGCCGGCCTGTTCGAGGGCACGCCCGAGCAATGGGCTGAGATATTGCGCGTCAACCTCATCGGGCCGTTTCTGGCGATCAAGCACGCCGCGCCGCGGATCGTCGAGCGCGGCGGCGGCGCGATCGTCTGTACCGCGAGCGTCGCCGGCTTGCGATCGGGGGCGGGCGGGGTGCCTTATTCGGCGTCGAAGGCGGGGGTCATCAGCCTTGTGCAGACCAGCGCGCAGCAATTGTCAGGCAGCAATGTGCGGGTCAACGCGGTCTGCCCCGGACTGATCGAAACCGGCATGACCAAGCGCGCCTATGACTATGCGCGCGAAAAGGGGGTCGAGGACCGGATTGGCCGGCTGAACCCGTTGCGGCGCGGCGGCGAGCCCGACGAGATCGCGCGGGTGGTACTGTTCCTCGCCTCCGACGAGGCGAGCTATGTCAACGGACAGGCGATCGCGGTCGATGGCGGGCTTTCGTCGAGCCATCCGGTGACGCGGCAGGAGTTCGGCAAGACCGCGGCCTAG